Part of the Dehalococcoidia bacterium genome is shown below.
GTATCGGCGATGCAGCAATTTTTGCAGGAGGATATCCCGCGGCAGATCGCTAAGTACGGGCCGGACACGTGTATTTTTGGCACCAACTGTCCCATGCAGGATGTGATCATCGCCGAAGCGCTCAAGCTCAAGTTCATCATGGCGGAGCAGTGCTGTCCCACTCCGACTCAGGGCTTCCCGGCTGCGATGGAACTATCGATTGCCCCGGAGGATGCAGGCAACTTCGATAAGATCAACGCCATGATCAAACAGAAAGCCGCTGACGCGGGAATGACGGGTAGACTCTCCACTTGGCCGATACCGGTGGGCGTGTTCTTCCCGGAGTTTTCGACTGAGGTCGCTCGTGGAATGATCGAGGGATCGATTAGCAAGAATAACCTGACTCTGGATCAGATCGAGCCAATTGCTCAGAAAGTGGCCGGGGTCTCCGTCACCTTCAGCAAGATGAAGCCGGAGATCGATAACTATTATCTGATCATCATCGGCTCAATCATCTACTAGGGAAGCTGGGGCTAAGTGCAAATTATTTCCCTTCCGTGATTGCAGGGGTATCCCGGTAAGGGCACGTCGCGACGTGCCCTTACCGTTTTTGAACATGTCGATAGCTTTGAAACTGGAAAACATATCCAAGAACTTTGGATCAAACCAGGTTCTGGACTCGGTGAATCTGCAGGTCAATGCCGGTGAGATTCATGGACTGGTCGGCGAGAACGGATCGGGGAAGAGCACTCTTCTCAACATTCTGATCGGCAATTCGGTCATCTGGAACACCGGTGGCTATCAGGGGAATATCTTCCTCGAAGGCCAGCCGGTTGAGATGCAATCCCCGCGCCAAGCAGTCAAGGCAGGAGTGGGGATGGTCCATCAGGAGTTCACCCTGTTGCCGGGACTCACTGTGGGGCAAAACATCAATCTGGGCAGAGAGAATCTGACCCCTTCTACCCGAAAGCTGCTGGGCCAAAATCTGGCGTTCATCGATCAGGCGAGAGACCATGCAATGGCCGATGCCGCCTTGAAACGACTGGGTGTGAACCTCAATCCCCGGGTCAAGCCGGGGAACCTCTCGGTGAGCCTCAAGCAATACGTGGAGCTGGCGCGGGAAACCAGTCGGAAATATCTTCGAGTGCTCATTCTGGATGAGCCGACAGCCACGCTGGGCACGGAAGATATGGAACATTTAATCTCTGTTCTGCGCGAACTTGCCAGCCAGGGCACAGCAGTGGTTTTTGTCTCTCACCGGTTGGAGGAGGTGCTGGCGCTATGTGACCGGATAACGGTTTTGAGGGATGGCAAAGTGGCAGGCAGCTTTGCACGCGGCGCTCCCGATTTCCGATTGGAGTCGGTAACTCAGGCAATGATCGGCCAGGGGATTGTGGCGGCAAAGCGAGGCAGCAAACGGTTTGCCCGCGGGAGCGAGTCGATTCGATTCGAGGATTTCACTGTGGATATGCCTGGCGAGACTATCAGGAAGCTCAACCTTAAGGTTTATCGGGGGGAAATCCTGGGGGTTTCCGGGCTTTCAGGACACGGCAAGCTGGCTCTGGGTTACGGCATAATGGGCATTTATCCCACCTCCGGCCGGGCGGTGATCGACGGTCGCGTTCTGAATCCCCGAGAGTCAATGAACAAGGACCTGTGTTTCCTGCCCGATGACCGCCGTCAGGCGGGACTTCTACTGGGCCGCTCAATAGCGCAAAACATTGTGTTCACCGCAGTTCATCAGCAGAACAAATTCCTGAAATTCTCACTCGGCCCATTGAGTATGATTGACCGCAAGAGCAGTATCGCGTATGCCGAGAAGGCGATCAAGAGATTCGATATCCGGTGCCGGAGCGTCTATCAAAAGGTTGGCTCCCTGAGCGGAGGCAATCAGCAGAAAGTCTGTCTGGCGCGGGCGGTGGCTGCCGAGCCGAGGGTTCTGTTTGTGGCCGAACCTACACGCGGGGTCGATATCAATGCCAAGCAGATGATTCTGGAAGCTTTGATCCACGTCAACCGGGAGCAGGGAACAACCATCGTCTGCGCTTCCAGCGAGATCGGTGATCTGAAACAAATATGTGACCGTATCGTGGTGATGCACGAAGGAGAAGTTTTCGGAGAGTTTCCTCCCGATACCTCTGACTCCGAATTCGCTCTGGCCTTTTCCGGCAAAAGGACTATTTAAAGTGACTCGGGTGATCAGACATAACATCCCGCAACTGGTACTCACCGCATTCCTGTTGCTCATGGTAGGCGTCACCGTCGTGTCCACGGATATCCCGTTGCCCGGTCTGGTCGGCAACTCTTTGGTCCGGTTTTTCATGAACGGGGTTTTAGTATTATCGTTGGTCCCCATGCTGAATGCGGGGGTTGGGATCAACTATGGCTTGCCGGTGGGCATTCTGGCAGGCCTTCTGGGGATGTGCATCGCGGTCGATCTCAGCCTCTCACCGGCGGCCGGTTTTGCCACCTCGCT
Proteins encoded:
- a CDS encoding sugar ABC transporter ATP-binding protein, whose amino-acid sequence is MSIALKLENISKNFGSNQVLDSVNLQVNAGEIHGLVGENGSGKSTLLNILIGNSVIWNTGGYQGNIFLEGQPVEMQSPRQAVKAGVGMVHQEFTLLPGLTVGQNINLGRENLTPSTRKLLGQNLAFIDQARDHAMADAALKRLGVNLNPRVKPGNLSVSLKQYVELARETSRKYLRVLILDEPTATLGTEDMEHLISVLRELASQGTAVVFVSHRLEEVLALCDRITVLRDGKVAGSFARGAPDFRLESVTQAMIGQGIVAAKRGSKRFARGSESIRFEDFTVDMPGETIRKLNLKVYRGEILGVSGLSGHGKLALGYGIMGIYPTSGRAVIDGRVLNPRESMNKDLCFLPDDRRQAGLLLGRSIAQNIVFTAVHQQNKFLKFSLGPLSMIDRKSSIAYAEKAIKRFDIRCRSVYQKVGSLSGGNQQKVCLARAVAAEPRVLFVAEPTRGVDINAKQMILEALIHVNREQGTTIVCASSEIGDLKQICDRIVVMHEGEVFGEFPPDTSDSEFALAFSGKRTI